GAGCCCCGCCGTGCGCGAGCGCCGCGCTTCGGCCTGAATCAGCCGGAAGCCGCGCTCGACGGCATGGGAGGGAGCAGCCCAGCCGTCGAGCACAGGCGTGCCGAGCGAGAGCACGGCCTTCACGTGCGCGAGGTCCGCCGCCAGCTCGCACGGCTTCTCCAGCAACGCCGCCAGCGCCTGCGCCGTGCCGCCTTCGATCACCGGCGGCGTCAGATACGCGCCGCCGATCGCGGCCAGGTGCCGCCGGTGCAGCAGCGACGACGCGCGGCCAGGGGCCAGATCCAGCACCGCCACGGCCCCGCGCCGCTGTTCCACGGCCGCGCGCAGCGCGGAGAGAGCTTCTTCCACGCCAACCGCCTTGTCCTTCCGCCGGCACTCGCGCAGCCGCAACGGATGCCACGCCATGTGGTGCGCTGCGAATCCCGCAGGGCACATTGCCGCCCCGTTCGGGCAGACTCCATGCACCACGCCTTCCGTCATCCGCAGCTTCACCGCGCACGCCGCCGGGCACAGCGGGCACCGCGCCTCGCGCTCTTCAATCGCGCCGCGCGGCACGCGCGGCATCCAGTGCCAGTTCTGGCTCCAGATCGCCGTATCGCCCAGCAGCCGCCAGGGCAGCGGGGACACGGCCAGTCCGGCGGCCGCTCCCCCGGCCAGGGACAGAACATCTCTGCGTTGGATCTTCATGGCGTCCTCTCCTCCCGCCCTCACTTGTGGCAGTCCAGGCAGCTATGCTCCAGCCGGTTTTGCCGGTGGCAGGCCACGCAGTCGTCCATCCGCATGCCGCCCGCGCGCTTCAGGCCCAAAGGACCCGTGCGCTTCCCCATCACGTCTTCCGGATACCCGGTGAACCGGTGCACCCGGTAGACGGGCAGCCGGTCGGACTTGCCGATGTCGCCGTGGCACTTCTCGCACGCCACCTTCCCGCGCTGCACGTGGGCGGAATGCGGGAACCAGGCATTGTCCGGCTGGCGCGCGTAAATCTTCCACTGCGGCTCGATGCCGGGCTCGACGAAACGCGCGATGAAATCCTTCTCCGCCTGCGTCTCGCCCAGCGGCGCGCTGTGGCAGCCCGCGCACGATTCCAGCTTCGGCACGCCCGCGAAGGTGCCGTCCACGCGGAACGAATGGCAGTCCTCGCAGCTCATGCCGCCCTTCTCGCCCACATGGGCGATGTGGCTGAACTGCACCGGCTGCGGCTCCTCGCGGTAGAGGATGCGCGGCATGCTCCACCAGCCGGCGCTGAACGCCACGCTGAATCCAGCCAGAAACAGAATGCCTGTCCGAATCATGCCTGTCTATCTCCGTTGGCCCGCCGCCGAGCCGAGTTCGTAAAACAGACTCAGCGCCTCCTGCGGCTCCAGCAGGCCGAGAAGTCCTTCCTCAAACAGTCCTCCGTCCGCCATCGCCGGCGCCGCGCCCGCCGGACGCAGCGCCTGCAGCATCTCGTTCACCCGCCGCGCGTCTTCTTCCATCACGCGCCGGGCCTCGTCGGCGGTCAGCAGCAGCTCCTGCACGCCCGGCAGCCGGTCCTGGCTGATGCGCCCGCGGAACAGCCACCCCGCCGAGTACGGCTCCTTCAGCATGCGGCGCGGCTCGATCCGCAGATGCGGATTGGCCGCTTCAATCTGGATCTGCGCCGGGAACGACGCCGTGAAGTCCGTCCCCCGGCACGTGAACACCACCGCCGGGCACGCCGTGCCGCGCGGCGTCAGGATGCCCGCGCGCTCCACGTCGCCCAGCAGCCTCGCCAGAAACGCGTCCACGCCCACATGGCACAGCCCTTCATCCTGAAGATCGATCCACCAGTGGTTGCGAGTGTAATGGAGGTCTTCCGGCGCCACGAACTCGTGATCCCGCAGCGGCGGCCGCGCCGCCCGCAGAATGTCAAGGTAAAAGTCGCAGTACTTGTGCGCAGCGCTGCCGCAGCGCGTCAGCAGCGGCTCGCTGAACGGCACGAACCGCGTCAGCGGCGCCGCCTCGCAGTACTGCACCAGCGCATGCTCCAGATGCGGGCACGGCGGCGGGGCCTCGCGGGATTCCGGCGAGACCCAGCGGCACGCGCGGAAGCGCTCGTCCAGGCAGCGGCAGGCCGCATCGTCGCTCTGCGATTCGGGAATCGGCTTGCGGATCCCCGCCGCCCGGCACCAGCGCACGCGCGTCTCTTTCAGGAATGGGCACTGCATGGGCTCGCCCTCCCTTGAGCCGGCGGCTCAGGACTTCCGCGTCCGGCGGCGCTTCTTCTCTTCCACGGGCTTTTCCGGCTCGCCGCCGTCAGCCATGGTGAAGCCCAGCTCCGGCGAGTGGAACCCGTGCGTCGCCATCGTCGCGTCGGCTTCCGTCTCCGCCGCGGCCGCCTTCTTCCAGCGCGCCGCCAGCTCCGCGAAGCCCGCATATGCGGCCACGCCCACGCAGATCAGCGTGATGATGCCCAGCCCGAGATTCGTCAGGTTGAGCCAAAGGGTTTGAGGGTCGCTCCAGTCGACTCCGAACATCGTACACCTCCTGAGCGGTCTTCTCGCTCACTCCTGACACTGCAGGTTGCGGGCCAAATCCGCGCGGATTGAATTCAAAGAACTTCTCCGCTTCCACCAGCCTCCGCCGTGACGGAATTTCCGACACGCGAGTCTGAAAACCAGACAGCGCCCCGCCACTGGCCTCTGTCACGCGGATTTTGCACAGCGCGGCCGGACGCCTGTGCCACAATGGAATTTCGGTGCTTTTCATCCCCACCCCAGAAGAGAAAGGACTCCTATGACCGAGATCGTCGACATCGTGGCCCGCGAAATTCTCGATTCGCGCGGCAATCCCACCGTGGAAGCGGACGTGTATCTGTCCAGCGGCAGCATGGGGCGCGCGGCTGTGCCGTCAGGCGCATCCACCGGCGAAAACGAAGCTGTCGAACTCCGCGACGGAGACAAGGCCCGCTATCTCGGCAAGGGCGTGCAGAAGGCCGTCAAGAACATCGTGGACGAGATCCTGCCCGCGCTGGCCGGCATGGACGCGGCGGCGCAGCAGGAGATCGACGCGAAGATGATCGAGCTGGACGGGACGCCGAACAAGGGCCGCCTCGGCGCCAACGCCATCCTCGCCGTCTCGATGGCCTGCGCCCGCGCCGCCGCCGACGCCTTCGGCCTGCCGCTCTACCGCTATCTCGGCGGCGTCAACGCGCGCACGCTGCCCGTCCCCAACATGAACATCATCAACGGCGGCGCGCACGCCGACAACAGCGTCGACTTCCAGGAGTTCATGATCAGCCCGCACGGCGCCGGCTCCTTCGCCGACGCCATCCGCATGGGCGCCGAGGTGTTCCACAATCTCAAGTCCGTCCTCAAGAGCCGCGGCTACTCCACCTCGGTCGGCGATGAAGGCGGCTTCGCTCCCAGCCTCAGGTCCAACGACGAGGCCGTCGAGGTGATCCTCGAAGCCATCGCAAAGGCCGGCTACAAGCCCGGCGTCGACATCTCCATCTGCCTCGACCCCGCCGCCAGCGAGTTCTACGACGTCGAAAAGAAAAAGTACGTCTTCAAGAAGTCCGACAAACGCGAGCTGACCTCCGAGCAGATGATCGACATCTGGGAGAGCTGGGTGAAGCAGTATCCCATCATCTCCATCGAAGACGGCATGGCCGAGTTCGACTGGGAAGGCTGGAAACTGCTCACTGAAAGGCTGGGCGGGAAAATCCAGCTCGTTGGCGACGACCTGTTCGTCACCAACCCGTCGATTCTCGCCAAGGGCATCGAGAAGGGCGTGGCCAACTCGATCCTGATCAAGCTGAACCAGATCGGCACCGTCACCGAGACGCTCGAGTGCATGGAGCTGGCGGCGAAGAACGGTTATACCTCCATGGTCAGCCACCGCAGCGGCGAAACCGAAGACTCTTTCATCGCCGATCTCGCCGTCGCCACCGGCTGCGGCCAGATCAAGACCGGCTCGGCGTCCCGCAGCGACCGCCTCGCCAAATACAACCAGCTCCTCCGCATCGAGCAGGAGCTCGGCTCCTCTGCCCGCTACGCCGGACGGAAGGCCTACTCCCGCTAAGGAGACACCGACGCAATGTACAAACTCGTTCTCATCCGCCACGGCGAATCCACCTGGAACAAGGAAAACCGCTTCACCGGCTGGACCGACGTCGACCTCAGCGAGAAGGGCGTCCAGGAAGCCTGCGAAGCGGGCCGCGTCCTGAAGGAAGCGGGCTTCGAGTTCGACTTCGTCTACACCTCGGTGCTCAAGCGCGCCATCAAGACGATGAACATCGTGCTCGATGTCATGGACCAGGACTGGCTCCCCGTCGAGCGCCACTGGCGCCTGAACGAACGCCACTACGGCGCCCTGCAGGGGCTCAACAAGAGCGAGATGGCGGCCAAATTCGGCGAGGAGCAGGTGAAGATCTGGCGCCGCTCCTACGACGTGCCGCCGCCCGCTCTGACGCCTGATGACGAGCGCTTTCCCGGGCGCGACCGCCGCTACGCATCGCTCTCGAAAGAGGAGCTGCCGCTCACCGAGTGCCTCAAGGACACGGTGGCGCGCTTCCTCCCGCTGTGGCACGAGTCGATCGCCCCGCGCATCAGGACAGGCCAGCGCGTCGTCATCGGCGCCCACGGCAACAGTCTCCGCGCGCTCGTCAAGTTCCTCGACAACATCAGCGACGCCGACATTGTCGAGCTGAACATCCCCACCGGCATGCCGCTCGTCTACGAGCTCGACGCGGACCTCAAGCCCATCAAGTCTTACTACCTCGGCGACCCCGAGAAAGTGAAAGCCGCCATGGAAGCCGTGGCGCGCCAGGGCAAAAAACAACCCTGAAAAAGGGGACAGGAACACAATTCCCCTTTTTCTCCTCCAGCGGGGCAGGCCCCTCGGCCTGCCCCGTTCCCTTTTCAGGCTCCTTCCAGCTCCCGCCACAGCCGCGCGTTGTCGCGCAGATGATCGGCGGATTTCGTTCCAACAAGCACGTAGCCGTCGAACGCCTGCCGGCGGATGAACTCGAACGCCCGGCGCCGCGCCTCGCTGCCTTCCACCGGACGCCCGGCGGAATCCATCAGCAGCGCCCCTTCTGCGAACGGACGGTTCACCAGCAGCCGGATGCCCCGCTCCCGCGCCAGCTCGAACACCGGCGCCATCTCCTGCCGCAGCGGATTGTAAGGAATCTGCAGCCACCCGAACCAGCCCGACTCGGCGGCGATCCGCGCCGCCTCCATCGTCTTCACGCTCGCTCCGAACTCCGCCACGCCGCGCCGCCGCGCCAGCTCAAGCGCCCGGTAGACATCCTCCCGCCGCAGCGCCTCTTCCGTCGCGCGGTGCACCTGCAGCAGATCGATCCGCGGCAGCAGGGTCAGCGAACGGCCCAGGCTGCGCGCCAGTCCCTCGTAGGAATGATCCCCGTAAGACTCCTCCATGCCCGGCGCCCAGACATCGCCGAACTTCGTCGCCAGGGTCACGCGTTCTTCGAGCCCCGGCCGGCGCCGCAGAAACCTTCCGACACGCTCCTCGCTGCAGCCGTAGGAAGATGCCGTGTCCCAGAACGTGACGCCCTCTTCAATCGCCGTCTCCAGCAGCCGCTCCACCTGCTCCTCGCTGGGAAGCCCCGTCCATCCCGCGCCCCACGGCCTGCCGATCTCGATCAGTCCCAATCCGAGCTGCATCGCACCGCCTTTCCGGCAGACCGCAGCGCAGACCCGGAGCTCAGCCGCACTGCTCCGCAGCCCGCCGCATCCATTCCACCGCCTCCACCATCCTGTCCGTGTCTTCGAACCCGTAGGACAGCCGCAGCTGACGCCGCGACGCTTCGCGCAGCTCGCCGTCCGCAGCCACGCAGTAGACGCCCGGAATGTACATGACGCGCGGCGCTTCGCCCCCGCGCGTCAGAATGCCGAAAAACCGCGACTCCGGATGCGTTTCCAGCTCGCGGAACGTCAGGTAGAAATAGAACCCCGCCGAGCCGCCCGTCACCGACTCGAGCCATGGCCCCAGCTTCTCGTGGATCGCCCTCCGCACGGCGGCAGCCTTCTCCCTGTAGCCCCCGTTCACGGTGCGGATCTGCCCGTCGATCGGACCGTCCAGCAGCCACGAAGCCATCTCCTGCACGAACAGCGGCGCGCTGAAGCCCGCGTCGCTCGTCCGCTGCACCATGGCGTTCATCAGCGGTCCGTCCGGTCCCAGCAGGTAGCCGATGCGCAGCGCGGGCGCCAGGATCTTCGACAGCGTGCCCACTTCGTAGGCGATCCCCGTTTCGTCCTGCCCGAGCACGGACTCCGGCCGCGGCAGCGCGGGGTCGTGCACGAGCTGCTCGTACGCGAGGTCGAAGACCAGCGGCACAAGCCGCCCCTGACGGCGCGAGAACTCCGTGGCGATTTCAAGCACCTCCCGCCGCCGTGCGTTGGACAGCACCGCGCCGGTCGGGTTGCTCACCGTCATCACGTAGAAGAACGACACGCGCGAGGCGTCCTCGCCCAGAGCATCCAGCCTCTGCCGCAGCAGGTCCGTGCGCAGTCCGTCTTCGTCCTCCGGGATGGCGAGCAGACGGAAGCCGCGCCTCTCGAGCGCATCCAGGTAGATGTAGTAGCCCGGATCGGACGTCGCCACGATGCCCGGCGGGCAGATTTCGGCGAACCCTTCCAGCACGCTCATCGCGCCGCAGGGGCCGATGATCAGCCGCCGCGCCGCGAGCAGCGTTTCGTCCAGCCCCGCTTCGTGCCGCAGCAGAAACTGCCGCAGCGACCGGATCAGGTTCGGCGAGCCCTCCGGTCCCCCGTAATTGAACGCCTGCCGGTAGCGCCGCGGATCTCCCGCCACGGCCTGCATGGCTTCAACGAACAGCCCCGTGGGGATGGTCTTCTCGTTCACGTAGCCGACGCCCAGGTTGATGTCGAAGCCGTCGCGGAAATCGCGCGCGAAGGCCGCCATCATCCGGTTGGCGGGCGAGGGCTCGGCGCTGCGCCCGCCATATTCGGAGAGAAATGTTTCCAGCCGGTTCACGCCCGCGCGCCCGCTCAGTGGCCTTCGGCTTCGAGGAACCGCTCAGCCTCGATCGCCGCCATGCAGCCCGCGCCCGCGGCTGTAATCGCCTGCCGGTAGACGCGGTCCTGCACGTCTCCGGCGTGGAAAACGCCCGGAACGCTCGTGCGTGCGCCGCCGTGGCTGACGATGTAGCCGTCGGCGTCGAGCTCGATCTGCCCCACGAACGGCTTCGTGTTCGGAATGTGGCCGATGGCCAGAAACAGCCCGTCCACCTCCTGCACCCACGTCTCGCCCGTCTTGACGTTCTTCAGCTTCACCCCGGTCACGTAGCCCTTCTCGACGTCGTAGACGTCTTCAATCACGGCGCTGGTGATCCACTTGATCTTCGGGTTGGCGCGGCAG
This DNA window, taken from Bryobacteraceae bacterium, encodes the following:
- the eno gene encoding enolase; protein product: MTEIVDIVAREILDSRGNPTVEADVYLSSGSMGRAAVPSGASTGENEAVELRDGDKARYLGKGVQKAVKNIVDEILPALAGMDAAAQQEIDAKMIELDGTPNKGRLGANAILAVSMACARAAADAFGLPLYRYLGGVNARTLPVPNMNIINGGAHADNSVDFQEFMISPHGAGSFADAIRMGAEVFHNLKSVLKSRGYSTSVGDEGGFAPSLRSNDEAVEVILEAIAKAGYKPGVDISICLDPAASEFYDVEKKKYVFKKSDKRELTSEQMIDIWESWVKQYPIISIEDGMAEFDWEGWKLLTERLGGKIQLVGDDLFVTNPSILAKGIEKGVANSILIKLNQIGTVTETLECMELAAKNGYTSMVSHRSGETEDSFIADLAVATGCGQIKTGSASRSDRLAKYNQLLRIEQELGSSARYAGRKAYSR
- the gpmA gene encoding 2,3-bisphosphoglycerate-dependent phosphoglycerate mutase, producing MYKLVLIRHGESTWNKENRFTGWTDVDLSEKGVQEACEAGRVLKEAGFEFDFVYTSVLKRAIKTMNIVLDVMDQDWLPVERHWRLNERHYGALQGLNKSEMAAKFGEEQVKIWRRSYDVPPPALTPDDERFPGRDRRYASLSKEELPLTECLKDTVARFLPLWHESIAPRIRTGQRVVIGAHGNSLRALVKFLDNISDADIVELNIPTGMPLVYELDADLKPIKSYYLGDPEKVKAAMEAVARQGKKQP
- the avtA gene encoding GntR family transcriptional regulator gives rise to the protein MNRLETFLSEYGGRSAEPSPANRMMAAFARDFRDGFDINLGVGYVNEKTIPTGLFVEAMQAVAGDPRRYRQAFNYGGPEGSPNLIRSLRQFLLRHEAGLDETLLAARRLIIGPCGAMSVLEGFAEICPPGIVATSDPGYYIYLDALERRGFRLLAIPEDEDGLRTDLLRQRLDALGEDASRVSFFYVMTVSNPTGAVLSNARRREVLEIATEFSRRQGRLVPLVFDLAYEQLVHDPALPRPESVLGQDETGIAYEVGTLSKILAPALRIGYLLGPDGPLMNAMVQRTSDAGFSAPLFVQEMASWLLDGPIDGQIRTVNGGYREKAAAVRRAIHEKLGPWLESVTGGSAGFYFYLTFRELETHPESRFFGILTRGGEAPRVMYIPGVYCVAADGELREASRRQLRLSYGFEDTDRMVEAVEWMRRAAEQCG